The stretch of DNA TGACCCCCCTGAGAAGATACCTACGAAAAGGCAAATGTTAAGATAAACTTTTTGCTGGTTTTCTTAAACTATTTCCTTTCAAATCTATTCGATGTGCTTTAGGAATAATTCTATCCAAAATAGCATCAGCTAAAGTAGGTTCATCAAAATATTCATACCACTTGTTGACGGGTAGTTGTGAGCAGATTAAAGTAGCTGCTGCTTCGTATCGGTCTTCGAGTATTTGTAAGAGGATCAGTTTGATGGCTGGTGTAATGGGTTGTAGACCAAAATCATCAAAGATAATGAGTGCTGCTTTTTTAATTCTGTCCAACCACTTGAGGAGTGATCCATCGGTTCTTGCCAGGGCAATTTGTTCGGTTAATCGATTCATGTTGAAGTAGAGGGTTCTGTGACCTAAGACGCAAGCTTGATGACCTAGGGCACATGCCAGATAGGATTTACCACAACCGGTTGCCCCGGTGATGAGGATATTTTCTCCCCTTTGGATGTAGGAGCAATCGGCTAATTTGAGGAGTTTTTCTTTACTTAGATTTCGCTGTTGATCGCAATCAATATCAGGTAAAGTGGCTTGATATCGGAGTTTGCTGAGTCTTACAAACATTTGCATTTTTTTATTAGACCGGTTGTCATGCTCTGCATCTAGCAGGGTAGCCAAGAGTTGATGTGCTTCGGGTTGCTGGTTGATAGGCAAGCCCAATATAGCCTCATAAGCATTGGCCATTCCGATTAATTTGAGTTGCTTCATCCTTTGCAGGGATACATTTTTCATGTTCTTTTTTTTTGAGTTGAATACTATTTATTGATACTGTTGAGGGCCACGGATATTATCATGTAGTGGTAGTTTGAGTTGAGCAGGTTGTTCCTCGACCTGATCCAATTCAAGGAGCAGGATTCTTTTGAGCATGTTATAACTGACTCTACTGACCTTTTGACAACGTAGTGCGGCTTGTTCTAATCGTTCCTTAGAGTACTTTTTAGTGAGGTGTAAGATGCCTTTACAACTGTTGTAGGATTGCTCTTGATGGATTCTGGAGACCAGTACCAACTGAATAGCCCAGTGGGTGGCTGGGCCTATTAGTTTGGCCTGGGTCAAAAAATATTCAGCGTCGTAACCCAGACTTTTTTTCCATTCTTGATGGTGTTTGGGCATATGCTGTTCTTGGGTCTGATAATGATAGCTACCCCGCCCCTCCAACCTTTGGTGCAAGGCAATGCGCTCACTGTTGAGGAAGACTTCCACTACTTTAGGGGTATAAATGATCTGTGCTTGTTGGCCTACATACTGGCAGGGAACGGAGTAAAAATTCTTTTCTTCTCCGATAAAAACATGGTAATTGAGTTGGATTTTAGCACGGGTTATTTTCTTGATCTCAAATAAATCGCTGGGAAGATCTCTCATTTGTGGGCGTTCGTAGGTCTGAAAAATACTTTGTCGACTCCCTTCTTTTTTTTGATAAGCCTTGGCATTGTGCCGATCAAGTTGTTCTCTAATGCCCTCGTTTAGGGCCGCTAAACTGGAGAAGACTTCATTTCTTAAAGGGCCATAAATACGGTTATAGACCACACCTACAGCATTTTCCACACTGGCTTTATCCTTGGGTTTACCCACTCGGGTAGCCTGTAAGTCCAATTGATAGTGGGCAGCTAATTGCTCACATAATTGGGTGAAAGTGGGTTCATATCTATCGGCCCTGGTAACATAAGATTTTAAATTATCCGATAAGAGGACCTGAGGAAGGCCACCAAAAAATGACAGCGCTTGGTTCAGACCATGCACAAAATGGGCAAGCTGTTGACTAGCCAAGGCAATGACAAATGCATAATGGCTATGGGGAAACACCGCTACCAGGACTTCACATGAATGGACTTGGCCCGTACTGAGATCTACCCACTCAAGTTTCTTTCCACTAAAATCTACCATCAGTTCTTGACCTGGAACATGGTTCAAACTCAGCGTAAGATCTTTGCGGCCAATCCCTCTTTTTAGATATTCACAAAACTGACTATAACCATAACCATCTGGATGTTCCACCCGGTATTCTTCCCATAACAACTGCCGCGTTACACCTACTCGACGTAATTCTTTTATCCAATAGTCCTGCTGTTGAGATAAGGTAGCGCTGCGGTCCGTTTGGCTAGGCGTATGGGTGCCATACAGGATAACCTTAAGTTGATCATCATCTAACAATAAAAGCTGCCCTATATCCTCCGTATAAGCTTGGCTGCGACGCAGATACTCGCGTACCGTATTCTTCGATATTTTTAGTTGACGGGCCGTAGCCTTAATCGAACGGGTACTCAGATAATTTTTGATAATGCTTTTTACTTGATCCATACGTTTAATTATTGCCATTTCCGGTTGCTTGATTAAGCAATCAAAATGACCTTTTTTTTCGTATGTATCTACAAATTCCAGGGGGGGTCAAAGCTCCGGAATCACCCTCAATCCTTTTCAAAACTTAGGGGGGTCAAAGCCCCGGAATTGGGGGGTCAGACCAAATCGGAACTGGGGGGTCAGACCGATCGGAATACGCACCAATAGAATAGCATCAAACGCAGGGTTTCTTTTAAGGCATTTTTTTGCTTGAAGAATACTGGTAACTACATGAACCCTGTAACTTGGGGAAAGGGAGAAAAACTGAACAAAGTATGCTGGATTATCATCTATGAGTAAGATGGAATAGAAGAGTTTAGGGGTCATTTAGGTTTCATTTACTCATTTGGGTTGTTAGGTTATCTGATTCTATAGTTTATAAACTTTGCAAATAGTTGGGAAAAAATCAAATAATTCCGGATACTCATTGAAATATTTAACTTTCACTTTATAGCGGATAGTTTGGTCATTTTTGAGTCCAAGTAGTTGTGCCGCATCATTTTTTCGCCCACCTGAATCAATCAATGCTTTTTCTATCGTAACCAACTCCGTGTAAGCAGTCTGTTTAGTAATGGGCCAGCTGAGATGCGCTGGTTTGGGCATATTTCTTTCATTACTACGCTTGTTAGTTCCTGCATTTTCTGTGCCATCGTAAAAGATTGGGTTTTGATGAAATCTCCCAGGTAAAATATCCTCATCAATCTTTTCTTTTCCTGTAGCAAAAACCTCAAACAGCATTTTCTGCAAACTATTTCGCAATTCTCTTACATTACCAGGCCAATGATATTGGTACAGTTTAGATAAAGCAGCTTCTGAAAAGCATTGTTCGGCGGTACACCCAAATAAATGGAAGGAAGGTGGACAGATGTCTTCCAAGCCCAAGAAAAAGTTAATCAATGGGGCGATATCAACTTGCCGTTCCCTTAAGGGAGGAATCTCAAATGAAATGGTACTGATGCGTTGGTAAAAATCTTCTCGAAAGGTCTTCGTTTGGATTGCTTTTTGTATATCAATATTTGTGGCAAAAACCAATTGGGCCTCCAAGTTTATGGAAGATGTATCTCCAACTCTTCTAAACTGTTTTTCTTCTAAGACCCGCAGCATTTTAACTTGCATCTCCAGGCTTATTTCGCCAATTTCATCTAAAAATAAGGTCCCCCCTTTCGCCTCTTCGAATAAGCCTTTTTTAGCAGCGGTAGCCCCAGTAAATGCCCCCTTGGTATGACCAAACAGTTCGCTTTCCAGCAAATTTTCGCTTATGGCAGATAAATTAACAGATATAAAAGGAAGCTTCTCATTATTTTTTGACTGGTGCAAAAACTTCGCTGCTACTTCTTTTCCGACCCCCGTTTCGCCCAATAGCAATACAGGCGCATGACTCCCAAATTGCGGTAACAGCTTAAGCCTATTCTTTAATTCTTGCATTTTGGGAGATCCCGAAATAAATCCATCGGTAATTTTTTCTTCCTTTTGATGGTTTTTTTTATGCTTAAATTCTTCGAGTATTTCTTCTATTTTATTTTTCCAAACGACAGGATCATACTGGTTTTTATGCAATAAATAACTGGCGCCACTATTCGTTGCTTTAATGAAAGTTTCCTGTCGGGTATCCTGCGTACAAACAATAATAGGGAACTTTCCTTTGGCTTTTTCCACCGCGTCAGGAAGGGTCTTCTCTAATCCATATTGGTATCCATCTTTTCCTTTTCCAATAAACCCAAAATCTAAATCTAGTAGCAGCACATCGTATTGTTCCTTACCTTCCAGATCTTTTCCAGCATAATACCTTAAGACATTAAATTGAAAAATACTGTCAAACTGATTACGAAAGCGATCGTAAAATTCCGGCTTATCATCAAGAATTAGTATTTTTTTCTTTAGTAATGCAGACATTAGCTTTTATTTACCAATAATTTTCGGGATAGACATGGCGGTCTATCGATTGTTTTACCTCCTCAATTAAATGGTCGATAGCCTCACAAATCTGGCTCAACTGATCTAAAGAAATGCGACACGTTATGATATTTTTGAAAAAGATACTCAGCATTCCTTCCGCCTTAAGATTTTCCCTGATTACTCCGGCTGCTTCATAGAAGGGAAGCCAATCAAATAGCGGACGGTAAAATAGCCACCGACTTTGCAAATAAGCCCATTCATTCTGAACATTTTTCTTTTTTGTCCTAAGTTGTTCTTCATCAAGCAGTGCAAGAGATGACTCCATACTGCTTTTAATATCTACTAACTCTTTTCGAATACGTGACAATTGGTTATTAATGCTGTAATGTTCATCATGACCATCCAGAAACCGCGCTAATTGTTTAACCATATCAATACCTCTAGATGGTAAAAATCGATCCCAGGGGTCTGTATATTTATCTAACTTATGGTTACTGGGTAAGGTTTCTGTTCCTGCATATTGCAAAGGGAAAGCCCCTACAGGATATAATTCTTCCAACCAGTCTCTCAAGGAATCAGGTAGCTCTAATAAATTCAAAAAATTAGGATGTTTGCTTTTAACAAAACCCGCAACAAATAAACGGGTACTAGCTGATTTATTAAATAACCATCGCTTCCAAATTTTAGAAATTGCATATTGTTGGTTACCAATTTGCAAGGGTTCCAGTATCATCAAATAAGAAATAGGGAGCACTTCGCTAAGGTCATATTTAATTAACTCAATACCTTGCCTAAGCCAATGGTCTCTCAATGTGACTACCGCTTTTTCTTTAGAAGCAATATAATAGATCTTAATAGCTGTCATTAATTTTTTTTTGCGCTAATCGATTTCTCCGGGCACCACTTTGATAAGTTCCTCCATAGATGAAGCTACTTCTTTAAGTGCCTGTTTATCAAAACTTGTTTTTTCCGATTCAAATAATAAATCATTTATTTTTTGCTTGGCCTGATCATAGACTTCTTTGACCAAGAATTTTCCACTTTTATTATCGTGTTCCAAGTTTACAATGCAATCATCAAACATAAAAGACTCTTTCTTGTCCTTTTCTAGCCTTTTGATAATATCTAATTCTTTTTCCAGGGTGTTCTTTTGCTCAAAATCACTTATTTCGTCCAATTTTTCATATTTCCCTAAAAAGCTTTTCAATCGGAAGAAAAGTCCATTATTATCCTCGTTTCTTACAGCTGTTAATAAGCTAGCCCTTGCCACTTCATCACTACTGCCAGGCAACAAATAAGGTAACCAACAATCAAATAATTCTTCTTTCAGGTTCAAAATCTTTATTTCAAATTCCGTCTCATAATATTGCCAAACCCTATCAAAGTAGGGTTGTTTGACAAGCTGTTTCTCTTGATCAAAGGTCACTACTTTTTCATCCGAAATGGGGTCTCGACCTCTAAAGAAACCTCCTGTATCATTCAAAAAACCAGATTGACGTGTATTAAAATAAATATAATCTCGCCCAAAAGCAAATAAAAAACATTTGGCTACACGTTGATTGAAATGGCCTAGCAATTGATCTACATCTTTCTCTTTATAAAAATTGGAGCGATGCAGAAATACCATGACCCTATTTCCTTTTTGTGCATACTTGTCAATCAGTGCATACAACAGGTGTTGTGTGTTTTCGGTTTCTTTATAGATGGAAGTGGCAACTACTAGGCCTTCAGTACATAAGGTACTTTCTTCCACTTCATATTCCTCATAAAATTTACCTCTACCTTCTTCCACATTTGCAGTATAGTAGGCAAATTCCTCTTTCGATAAAACGTTCTCATTTATATGGCCGTTTTGAAACTGTTTCCATTTCCAATTAATGATTAATACTTTTTTTTCTTCCTGTAAAGGTCTCATGATCCAAAAAATAATTTAGTCAGATTGTATTTTAAGTCGATGTCGTCCGGTTTCTCCAGTGCATCTTCCACAGCGCCAAGGATGGACTCAATTGGCCGGAAAGTAGTAAATCTTGCATAAGCTGGATTTTCCTTAATTTTATCCCACCAAGCCATACGCCCTCTTCCCGTTGTGATGATTAGCACAAAGTCATTACCAACCGCTTCTGGTTTTACACCTTGCAAGATATGGTCATTAATAAAATCGATAATGCCTTCTTCACCATATTTGTCTCCAGTTGCATTCTCCATTCCTTCAATAAAAGAAAGATGGAGTACCAAAAAATGGAAATTTAAAAAGCCTTCCTCTTTAACCGCTTCAAAATGTTCAATCAATTCATTTTGAAAATTCAAGTGGAGGTGCTGACGATATAAATCGAGGCGCGCCAATTGCAAAGCCAGTTTTTGGGGATTCAGTTGATGCTTTTTATCTTTGGTTGCAGAAGGATGTCCAGTATAGAGTCGATTATATATCCGTCGATCGAAAATGCAAACCTTTGAAGCCAAGGCTTCAAATAACTCAAAACAATCATCTGCCGGCATTCCATTTAAATGATTCATAGGCATGCCCTGACAAAATTTAGCGATCAATTCTCCATGGCTCCGATAATTGAATTTATTGGAAGCAGCTGTTAATGC from Saprospiraceae bacterium encodes:
- the istA gene encoding IS21 family transposase; protein product: MDQVKSIIKNYLSTRSIKATARQLKISKNTVREYLRRSQAYTEDIGQLLLLDDDQLKVILYGTHTPSQTDRSATLSQQQDYWIKELRRVGVTRQLLWEEYRVEHPDGYGYSQFCEYLKRGIGRKDLTLSLNHVPGQELMVDFSGKKLEWVDLSTGQVHSCEVLVAVFPHSHYAFVIALASQQLAHFVHGLNQALSFFGGLPQVLLSDNLKSYVTRADRYEPTFTQLCEQLAAHYQLDLQATRVGKPKDKASVENAVGVVYNRIYGPLRNEVFSSLAALNEGIREQLDRHNAKAYQKKEGSRQSIFQTYERPQMRDLPSDLFEIKKITRAKIQLNYHVFIGEEKNFYSVPCQYVGQQAQIIYTPKVVEVFLNSERIALHQRLEGRGSYHYQTQEQHMPKHHQEWKKSLGYDAEYFLTQAKLIGPATHWAIQLVLVSRIHQEQSYNSCKGILHLTKKYSKERLEQAALRCQKVSRVSYNMLKRILLLELDQVEEQPAQLKLPLHDNIRGPQQYQ
- the istB gene encoding IS21-like element helper ATPase IstB; translation: MKNVSLQRMKQLKLIGMANAYEAILGLPINQQPEAHQLLATLLDAEHDNRSNKKMQMFVRLSKLRYQATLPDIDCDQQRNLSKEKLLKLADCSYIQRGENILITGATGCGKSYLACALGHQACVLGHRTLYFNMNRLTEQIALARTDGSLLKWLDRIKKAALIIFDDFGLQPITPAIKLILLQILEDRYEAAATLICSQLPVNKWYEYFDEPTLADAILDRIIPKAHRIDLKGNSLRKPAKSLS
- a CDS encoding sigma 54-interacting transcriptional regulator — encoded protein: MSALLKKKILILDDKPEFYDRFRNQFDSIFQFNVLRYYAGKDLEGKEQYDVLLLDLDFGFIGKGKDGYQYGLEKTLPDAVEKAKGKFPIIVCTQDTRQETFIKATNSGASYLLHKNQYDPVVWKNKIEEILEEFKHKKNHQKEEKITDGFISGSPKMQELKNRLKLLPQFGSHAPVLLLGETGVGKEVAAKFLHQSKNNEKLPFISVNLSAISENLLESELFGHTKGAFTGATAAKKGLFEEAKGGTLFLDEIGEISLEMQVKMLRVLEEKQFRRVGDTSSINLEAQLVFATNIDIQKAIQTKTFREDFYQRISTISFEIPPLRERQVDIAPLINFFLGLEDICPPSFHLFGCTAEQCFSEAALSKLYQYHWPGNVRELRNSLQKMLFEVFATGKEKIDEDILPGRFHQNPIFYDGTENAGTNKRSNERNMPKPAHLSWPITKQTAYTELVTIEKALIDSGGRKNDAAQLLGLKNDQTIRYKVKVKYFNEYPELFDFFPTICKVYKL